A stretch of Buteo buteo chromosome 21, bButBut1.hap1.1, whole genome shotgun sequence DNA encodes these proteins:
- the LMCD1 gene encoding LIM and cysteine-rich domains protein 1 isoform X1, with protein MELSPGVQKMSVSQPQSGRGVPCLRCRGTCTGFEPHSWRKICKSCKCSQEDHSLSSDVEDDRKIGRLLSDSKYATLTARVKGGDGVRIYKRNRMIITNPIVSRKDPTFDTITYEWAPPGLTQKLAMQYMELIPKEMQPVAGTDGAYYRRRQLMRQLPLYDQDPSQCRGLAEGELKLMEDFVKKYKAEALGVGEVALPGQGGGGKEEGKPQDKSIAAGKPPESTNGALESAPAGGHYRCETCKQPVPADCPVVYADRAGYSRQWHPACFVCCRCSEPLVDLIYFWKSGAAWCGRHYCESLRPRCAGCDEIIFSEDYQQAEGMTWHKKHFACLECETLLTGKPFTLDNASLLCMTCSKSKRL; from the exons ATGTCGGTGAGCCAGCCGCAGTCAGGAAGAGGTGTGCCGTGTTTACGCTGCAGAGGGACATGCACGGGCTTCGAGCCACATTCCTGGAG GAAAATCTGTAAGTCGTGCAAATGCAGCCAGGAGGATCACAGCCTGAGCTCAGATGTGGAGGACGATCGGAAAATTGGGCGCCTGCTGTCAGACTCCAAGTACGCCACGCTCACCGCCCGGGTGAAAGGAGGTGATGGCGTTCGCATTTACAAAAGGAACCGCATGATCATCACCAACCCCATCGTCTCTCGGAAAGACCCCACCTTTGACACCATCACATACGAGTGGGCTCCACCGGGGCTCACCCAGAAGCTG gCCATGCAGTACATGGAGCTGATCCCGAAGGAGATGCAGCCGGTGGCGGGGACGGACGGGGCGTACTATCGCCGGCGGCAGCTGATGAGACAACTCCCGCTGTACGACCAGGACCCGTCCCAGTGCCGCGGCCTCGCCGAGGGCGAGCTGAAGCTGATGGAAGACTTTGTGAAGAAGTACAAAGCCGAGGCGCTGGGTGTTGGGGAGGTGGCCCTGCCGGGCCAGGGTGGcggtgggaaggaggaagggaagccGCAGGACAAGAGCATCGCAGCCGGCAAACCCCCCGAGTCCACCAACGGGGCCCTGGAGAGCGCGCCCGCGGGAGGGCACTAC CGCTGCGAGACCTGCAAGCAGCCGGTGCCGGCGGACTGCCCGGTGGTCTACGCCGACAGGGCGGGCTACTCCCGCCAGTGGCACCCGGCGTGCTTCGTCTGCTGCCGCTGCTCCGAGCCCCTCGTCGACCTCATCTACTTCTGGAAGAGCGGGGCCGCCTGGTGCGGGCGCCACTACTGCGAGAGCCTCCGGCCGCGCTGCGCCGGCTGCGACGAG ATCATCTTCTCGGAGGACTACCAGCAGGCAGAAGGGATGACCTGGCACAAGAAGCACTTCGCCTGCCTGGAGTGTGAGACGCTGCTGACCGGCAAACCCTTTACTCTGGACAACGCCAGCCTCCTGTGCATGAcctgcagcaaaagcaaacgCCTCTGA
- the LMCD1 gene encoding LIM and cysteine-rich domains protein 1 isoform X2, with the protein MSVSQPQSGRGVPCLRCRGTCTGFEPHSWRKICKSCKCSQEDHSLSSDVEDDRKIGRLLSDSKYATLTARVKGGDGVRIYKRNRMIITNPIVSRKDPTFDTITYEWAPPGLTQKLAMQYMELIPKEMQPVAGTDGAYYRRRQLMRQLPLYDQDPSQCRGLAEGELKLMEDFVKKYKAEALGVGEVALPGQGGGGKEEGKPQDKSIAAGKPPESTNGALESAPAGGHYRCETCKQPVPADCPVVYADRAGYSRQWHPACFVCCRCSEPLVDLIYFWKSGAAWCGRHYCESLRPRCAGCDEIIFSEDYQQAEGMTWHKKHFACLECETLLTGKPFTLDNASLLCMTCSKSKRL; encoded by the exons ATGTCGGTGAGCCAGCCGCAGTCAGGAAGAGGTGTGCCGTGTTTACGCTGCAGAGGGACATGCACGGGCTTCGAGCCACATTCCTGGAG GAAAATCTGTAAGTCGTGCAAATGCAGCCAGGAGGATCACAGCCTGAGCTCAGATGTGGAGGACGATCGGAAAATTGGGCGCCTGCTGTCAGACTCCAAGTACGCCACGCTCACCGCCCGGGTGAAAGGAGGTGATGGCGTTCGCATTTACAAAAGGAACCGCATGATCATCACCAACCCCATCGTCTCTCGGAAAGACCCCACCTTTGACACCATCACATACGAGTGGGCTCCACCGGGGCTCACCCAGAAGCTG gCCATGCAGTACATGGAGCTGATCCCGAAGGAGATGCAGCCGGTGGCGGGGACGGACGGGGCGTACTATCGCCGGCGGCAGCTGATGAGACAACTCCCGCTGTACGACCAGGACCCGTCCCAGTGCCGCGGCCTCGCCGAGGGCGAGCTGAAGCTGATGGAAGACTTTGTGAAGAAGTACAAAGCCGAGGCGCTGGGTGTTGGGGAGGTGGCCCTGCCGGGCCAGGGTGGcggtgggaaggaggaagggaagccGCAGGACAAGAGCATCGCAGCCGGCAAACCCCCCGAGTCCACCAACGGGGCCCTGGAGAGCGCGCCCGCGGGAGGGCACTAC CGCTGCGAGACCTGCAAGCAGCCGGTGCCGGCGGACTGCCCGGTGGTCTACGCCGACAGGGCGGGCTACTCCCGCCAGTGGCACCCGGCGTGCTTCGTCTGCTGCCGCTGCTCCGAGCCCCTCGTCGACCTCATCTACTTCTGGAAGAGCGGGGCCGCCTGGTGCGGGCGCCACTACTGCGAGAGCCTCCGGCCGCGCTGCGCCGGCTGCGACGAG ATCATCTTCTCGGAGGACTACCAGCAGGCAGAAGGGATGACCTGGCACAAGAAGCACTTCGCCTGCCTGGAGTGTGAGACGCTGCTGACCGGCAAACCCTTTACTCTGGACAACGCCAGCCTCCTGTGCATGAcctgcagcaaaagcaaacgCCTCTGA